Proteins encoded within one genomic window of Fimbriimonadaceae bacterium:
- the cas1 gene encoding CRISPR-associated endonuclease Cas1 — METESQGPSSGSDIPLLPARMVNEFAYCPRLAYFEWVDGQFADNAETTEGRFHHRRVDQAPARKSKQAEEESGEATIHQRSVWLSSERLGVTAKIDLVEGEGTAVVPVDYKRGKRPHTAQGAWEPERVQLCVQGLLLQEQGFACERGVLYFVGSRERVDVPFDEELIARTAELLDGMRAMTLATVAPPPLVDSPKCPRCSLVGLCLPDEVGWLRASHNGEVPGLRRLIPTSDDALPLYVQTPGAKLGKDGECLKVKDHDEVIGEARLVETSQVVLYGAVQVSTQVVQELCKRNIPLVYCSSGGWFYGMTTGLLHKHVELRRRQYAVAADRERCLQLARRFVQAKIANCRTLLRRNHRAAPDTVLQEMKNDQTHAGAVESLESLLGVEGTAARRYFSEFAGMLKEAEPGARFDFEGRNRRPPRDPVNAMLSLLYSMLAREWTVTLQSVGLDPYLGFYHQPRYGRPALALDMMEEFRPLIADSAVLTAINNGEIKQSDWFERMGSVTLTPEGRRRLIETYERRMSQEITHPVFGYQISYRRVLEVQARLLGRYLLGEIPELPPFTTR, encoded by the coding sequence ATGGAAACGGAATCACAGGGGCCATCCAGCGGGAGCGACATCCCGTTGCTCCCCGCGCGGATGGTGAACGAGTTTGCCTATTGCCCACGCCTGGCCTATTTCGAATGGGTGGACGGACAGTTCGCCGATAACGCGGAGACCACGGAAGGCCGCTTCCATCACCGGCGTGTGGACCAAGCGCCGGCGCGGAAATCGAAGCAGGCTGAGGAGGAGTCGGGTGAGGCCACGATTCATCAGCGCTCCGTTTGGTTGTCGTCGGAGCGTCTGGGTGTCACGGCCAAAATCGATCTGGTTGAAGGGGAGGGGACGGCGGTTGTGCCGGTCGACTACAAGCGCGGGAAGCGCCCGCACACGGCGCAAGGCGCCTGGGAGCCGGAACGCGTGCAACTCTGTGTGCAAGGACTCTTGTTGCAGGAACAAGGCTTCGCCTGTGAACGAGGCGTGCTCTATTTCGTCGGATCGCGCGAGCGGGTGGACGTGCCGTTCGACGAGGAGTTGATCGCGCGGACGGCTGAACTCCTCGATGGCATGCGAGCGATGACCTTGGCGACAGTGGCCCCGCCGCCGCTGGTCGATAGCCCCAAATGTCCACGCTGTTCGCTGGTCGGACTGTGTCTGCCGGACGAAGTAGGCTGGTTGCGGGCATCGCATAATGGAGAAGTGCCGGGGCTGAGGCGGTTGATTCCGACGAGCGACGATGCGCTCCCTCTCTATGTACAAACGCCCGGTGCGAAGCTGGGCAAAGACGGTGAGTGTTTGAAGGTGAAGGACCACGATGAGGTGATCGGCGAGGCGCGGCTGGTCGAAACGTCGCAAGTGGTGCTGTACGGGGCCGTGCAGGTCAGCACGCAGGTGGTGCAGGAATTGTGTAAGCGCAACATCCCGCTGGTCTATTGCTCCAGCGGCGGCTGGTTCTACGGCATGACGACGGGCCTGCTGCACAAACATGTGGAGTTGCGGCGTCGGCAGTATGCCGTCGCGGCCGATCGTGAGCGTTGTCTGCAACTGGCCCGGCGTTTCGTGCAGGCCAAGATCGCCAACTGCCGGACTCTGCTGCGGCGCAATCACCGGGCCGCCCCGGACACGGTCTTGCAGGAGATGAAAAACGATCAGACCCATGCCGGAGCGGTCGAGTCCTTGGAGTCGTTGCTGGGTGTCGAAGGCACGGCGGCGCGCCGGTATTTTTCTGAATTCGCCGGCATGTTGAAGGAAGCTGAGCCGGGGGCGCGATTCGATTTCGAGGGGCGCAATCGCCGCCCGCCGCGCGATCCCGTCAACGCCATGTTGTCGTTGCTCTATTCGATGCTCGCGCGCGAATGGACCGTGACCCTGCAGAGCGTCGGCCTCGATCCCTATCTGGGGTTTTACCATCAGCCTCGTTATGGTCGCCCGGCCTTGGCGCTCGACATGATGGAAGAATTCCGGCCGCTCATCGCCGATTCTGCCGTGTTGACGGCCATCAACAACGGCGAGATCAAACAGAGCGATTGGTTCGAACGTATGGGCTCGGTCACGCTGACGCCGGAGGGTCGCCGTCGATTGATCGAGACCTACGAGCGGCGCATGAGCCAGGAGATTACGCATCCGGTGTTTGGCTATCAGATCAGCTATCGTCGGGTGCTGGAAGTGCAAGCCCGTTTGCTGGGGCGCTATCTGCTGGGAGAAATTCCAGAGCTGCCGCCTTTTACGACACGGTGA
- the cas2 gene encoding CRISPR-associated endonuclease Cas2 gives MRRHYLVTYDICDAKRLRRVFKTMKGFGAHLQFSVFQCDLPDIDLVRMKAALTEIIDQREDQVLIIDLGPTENHPVKRIDSMGIKPEWEERRARVM, from the coding sequence ATGCGTCGTCACTACCTGGTCACCTACGACATCTGCGATGCCAAACGGTTGAGGCGCGTGTTCAAGACGATGAAAGGCTTCGGCGCGCATCTGCAGTTCTCCGTGTTTCAATGCGATCTGCCGGATATCGATCTCGTGCGCATGAAGGCCGCCTTGACGGAGATCATCGATCAGCGCGAAGATCAGGTCCTCATCATCGACCTGGGTCCAACGGAGAACCATCCGGTAAAACGGATCGATTCGATGGGCATCAAGCCGGAGTGGGAAGAACGTCGCGCTCGTGTGATGTGA